CTTCTCGAAGTAGTCGCGGCTGAGGACCTCCTCGCGAATGCCCCTCAGGCGGTCCTCCATCTCCGAGGTCACGGCCAGCCCCCGCGTGAGCGGGTTGATCAGCTGGCTCTTTTCCACACGGATCGTGGTCGTCGATTCGTACTTCTTCGGGAGGTACTTGAGCGCGACGGCACCGGCCGCCGTGGCCCCGAGCTGGAGCGCGACAAGCCACCACGCCCGTCGCCAGGCATGGCGGCCAATCTTCCTCAGCAGTTCCAGTTCAGCGCTCGCCACGGTTCCCGT
This region of bacterium genomic DNA includes:
- a CDS encoding Wzz/FepE/Etk N-terminal domain-containing protein: MASAELELLRKIGRHAWRRAWWLVALQLGATAAGAVALKYLPKKYESTTTIRVEKSQLINPLTRGLAVTSEMEDRLRGIREEVLSRDYFEKIIVRLSLLPPNSSPLKREGLVQAMMASTTIASRPRETDTFQVTYAGDDPKEVRDVTNLLAGIFIEDSL